From the Methanophagales archaeon genome, the window TGCCACGTTATCTTGGTAAATGCAGGAATCTACATGGTCACACATATAAAGTAGAAGTGATAGTAGAGGGCGATAAGAAGCCTGATACTGAATGTGTAGCAGACTTCTCAGAGGTGAAAGCGGTGGTGAAAGAAGTACTTGAGCTGGTTGACCACAGGTATCTGAATGAGATAGTGGAATATCCAACGAGCGAGAATATAGCACTATTCTTGAAGCGTGAGTTAGAGCGTAAGCTGAAAGACTCAAAGCTCGGCATCTTTCTCCATTCGCTAAAATTGTGGGAAGGTAAGGACAAATGGGTGATGATAGAATCTGGCGAAAGAGGAGGTGATGCGAGTAGCGATGCTTGAAGAGCCAGTGATAGAGATAAGCACTAAGGAAGTGAAGACCATAGCGCCTGATACATCGATAGGGAAGGCGATAGGCATCATGGAGCAGAATAAATTCCATAATCTCCTTGTGCTTGATAGCGATAGCAGTGAGAATGAGATATACATGGTGAATATACAGGATCTGCTGCTCGCTTCCAACCCTGACTCGCCTGTGGACGAATTCATGTTTAAGCCACACTGCATACACAGGGATACACCGACCATAGATGCTATCTGTGAACTGCTGGACAGTGGTCAGAGGGCAGCGCCAATAGTTGACGCTGATGGAAAACTCGTAGGGATTGTTACGGAGTATGACATCATGGCAAGAGGAGCACATTCTTTCATCCTCAGAGATACAAAGGCGGGTGATGTGATGACCAGGGATGTAATATACGTAGATAAGACAGCCAGTATAGGCAAAGCACGCAGCATCATGCGGAAGAGTAACCTTGGACATCTGGTTATCGTCGATGACCAC encodes:
- a CDS encoding 6-carboxytetrahydropterin synthase — encoded protein: PRYLGKCRNLHGHTYKVEVIVEGDKKPDTECVADFSEVKAVVKEVLELVDHRYLNEIVEYPTSENIALFLKRELERKLKDSKLGIFLHSLKLWEGKDKWVMIESGERGGDASSDA